The Leucothrix mucor DSM 2157 DNA window TGCGGACCTTGGTCAGGGGATTGTGGCATTCAGATTTTCTCCTCGTAAGTCTCGATAAACTATCGATTGCTACAGTTTTTAAACTGATATTTCAAATAATGAGATCATTCGTATCAAAAAACAATAAGAATATTTGATTTTTAGTATTGTTTATGATCTTATGAATTCAAGCCGGACTAATCGTTTGGCTGTCTCAATAGGAGGAGATCGATGTACAAAGATGACTCAACTGGCGTCTCTCGCCGTGATTTTATGCGTGTTTCCGGACGTTATGGTATGACGTCAACCCTGCTTGCTGCAGGTGCTCTGGGAACTACCGCCTCTCTGTCTCAACTGGCTCGTGCTGCTGAAGAAACTGATAAGCAGCGCTACGCTGTAGAACCTAAATTCAAACTCAAATTCGGCGCGTCTGGCTTTAATGACGCCAATCTGGATATCCAAAAATCAGGCCAGCTGTTTTTTGCTCGTGATATCGAAGAGCGTACTAATGGTGCGATTCGTGTCGAGTTTATTGGTAGCAACCAAATCTGTGGGCAAGTCGACTGTGTTAAGAAAACACAGCAGGGTATTGTCGATATGTATTCCGCATCCACCCAAAACTCAGCCGGTGGCGCACCGTATCTGAATGTGCTGGATTATGCCTACATGTTCCCATCCCGCGCGGCGCAATATCACTTCCTGTACAGCCATAAGAGTGAAGCGCTGCTGCGTGAACCGCTGCGTCAAAAGCACAAGTTACAATTCCTGTTCTCTCACTGTGAGTTGCGTGGCCTGCAGCTTGGTTTGAAGTGGGCAGATAAGCCATTAGTGCAGTCCGTTAAAGAGTTAGCGGGGACCAAGAACCGCGTAACCGGCACGCAGTTAGGGCGTATCGCCATGCAATTGATGGATCTGAATCCGGTACCAGTGGCTTGGTCTGAGACGTTGGATGCCTTGAAAACCGGTTTGATTGATGGGGCTGAGACTTGGGCTGGTGCGGTGGCTTATGCCGGTATGTCTCCAGTGGTGTCTCAGTCGGTTGATCTGAAATTCTTCTGCGGTACTGAGCACACGTCAATGAGTTTGCCAGTGTTCGATAAGTTGGGTTCTGCACTGCAAGAGGCGGTGATGGAGTCTTCTTATACCGCGCAGATCTTCACGCAAGGCATGAACGAAGCAGCATTATTCGACATCGTGGGTGGTACAACGCCACAGAAGCCAGGCACAGTATTTGCTCAAAATGGTACCCGTGTGGCAACCCTGTCGGATGCGGCGATCAAAGAAGCGGAAGAAATGTGTTCACCAGAGTTTGTGCCAGAGCCCTGGGAGCAGTGGCGTGAGCGTTTGAACAAATGGTCCGGCGGGCACGATACGTACAAAGAAATCTACGACATCGCGCGTGAGATTCCAAAGGACATGTCCGCAGTCAATGTTAAACCGAATCGCTGGTGGAGAGGCTGATCCTGTCAGCGCCACTGGTTTAAACGTGTTCTAAGTATGGGCAGGTGCCGAGGGGTGCCTGTTCATGCTTTGACTAATGAGGGGAAATTATCGCATGGTCGTACTTCGCTTTCTATTAAGATGGCTGGATAATAATGCCGAAAAAGTCGTTATTATCATTGCCTATACCGCGATGGCCGGCATTATCTTTGTTGAGGTAATCCGACGATTTGTCTTTAGTGTGCAAGCTCCCTGGAGTACCACCATCCCGGTTCTGCTGTTCTTATGGCTGACGTGGTTTGGTGCCTCGTACAACATCAAAAAACGCACCCATCTTGCGCTGTCGGAAGTGCGCAGCCGGATGCCCGCTAAGATGCAATTATATTGTCTTGGCTTGGATGCGATTTTATGGATTGTGTTTGCGTCCATCGTTATCTACTACACCACCATTCAGGTCTACATCTCCTATGATAACTTCGCGATTGTCGGTGGTACCGATGATGTCATGGAGTGGTGGTTCTATCTGGCGACGCCGTTGGCCTGGAGCCTGCTGGTGATTCGCGTTATTCAGAATTTCATTGAAGATCTTGGCAAGTATAAACGCGGCGAGCCGTTTATCTTACAAGGCCTGTTAAACGACGATTAGGAGATAATTCATGGATCAGAACCTATGGGTGACGGTTATCTCCGTCGCAGTGACACTCTTGTTCATTATCGGAGTGCCAATCTTTTTGGTAATCGGATTTTGGGTCGTCGGTGTCAGTATTGTTATTGATTTTACCTTGGCCAATGTGGGCGTTACGCTGTTTGAAGGCTTGAGCTTCTTTGGTCTTCTGGCGCTGCCGCTGTTTATTATGACAGGTGACCTGATTAATGCCGCCGGTATCGCTAAACGCTTATCCGACTTTGCTTATTCGCTATTGGGCTTTGCCCGTGGTGGTTTGGGTATGGCGGCCATCAGCGCCTGCGGCATGTTCGCGGCCATTTCCGGTTCAAACTCAGGGACTACGGCCACTATCGGAAGCATTATGCATCCGGAGATGACGAAAGGTGGCTACGATAAAACCTTTGCGGCAGCGACGATTGCCGCCGGTGGTACGGTGGGGATTATCATTCCGCCCAGTATTATTTTTATTGTGTATGGCTTCCTGCTAAACCTGCCGATTAGTGAGTTGTTTATTGCTGGGATGTTGCCGGGCTTACTTATGGTTGTGGCGATGATGTTCACCTGCTGGGTGATCAGCCGACGCAACGGTTGGGGCCATATTATTAAGTTTGAACCTAAGCGGATTCTGCGTACCGGTTTACGCGCCTACCTTGGTTTCCTTGCGATTATTATCGTGGTTTACGGGATTTACTCCGGTACTTTCTCACCTACAGAAGCGGCCAGTGTCACGGTGGGTTTTAGTGTGTTAGCCGGTATCTTGGTCACTCGTGAAATTAAGATTCGTAACTTGCCTGCGATCTTAATGCGCTCCGGTCACATCACCGGAATGCTCGCGCCGTTAATTGCAGTGTCGGTCGTTATGCAGCAGATTTTGTCATTGCTGGGTGCGGGTGAATACGTGGGCGGGTTGATCTCTGGCTTAGGCGATCCATTCTGGATTCTGATTGCTTGCATGATGTTGGTACTGGCAGCGGGAACGGTGTTGGAGAGCTTGCCTAACACCATTATCTTAGCGCCGATTTTGGCACCAATTGCCTATACCGCCGGTGTTGACCCGATTCACTTCGCGGTAATCTTCTTAGTGGGTGATGCAATCGGCTTTATTACACCACCTTATGGGTTGAATCTGTATGTTGCCAGTGGCATCACCGGTATCCCTTATTTGCAGATCGTAAAGCACGTGATTCCATACCTCGTTGCACTCATGGCTGCTTGGTTCCTGGTGGCGTTTTGGCCTCCGCTTTCACTGTTCTTACTACAGTTCGGAGGGCTTAACTAAGGCTCGATTTATTTGATGTTAAGAAGGAGTCTGATAAGCTGCACGACAGCCCGATAAATTATCAACAGGACGCCATGTCAAAAACAGTCAGTTCGAGTTCAACATTACTTCGTGGCCTCGCAATATTGGAAAATATTGCTGAGGCTCCACGGGGGCTTTCGACCGCTGAGTTAGTGGAGATTTTGGGGCTGCCAAAGCCAACCGTCCACCGTATTGCTCAGCAGCTTGAAGATGAAGGGTATCTGCAACGGACCCCGACCGACCGCCGTTTTGTGGTGGGGCATCTGCTTAAGAAATTTTCCATTAATATCATTTCAAACGACACTGTTGGCGCACCGCGTCATGCCATTCTTGAGGCGTTATCTGAAGAGATTGGCGAGACTTGCAACTGCACCATGCTGGACGGCAATCACACTTTGTATTTCGATCGGGTGGAATGCAATTGGCCGATCAAGGTTGACCTGCATCCCGGCTCACGACTGCCGTTACATGCCACTGCCAGTGGTAAGTTGTTTTTGGCGCATATGAAGCCGCAGGAACGTAAGCGTTTATTGAATGCTGCGCCACTTTCCCGCAATACCGTACGTACTATTGTGTCTCCAGAGCTGTTGGAAGTGGAGCTTAAAAAGATCAAAGAAGAAGGCATTGGCTACGATAATGAAGAGCTGCTGGATGGCATGGTCGCTGTTGCGGTGCCGGTTTTTGATAGCGCCAATCGGGTTTCTTTTACGTTGGCCGTGCATGCACCGACAACCCGACGTAAAATAGAGGACTTACGCCAGTATATTCCTTCGCTCAGGCGCGCCGCAGCTGCTTTGGCGGCCTGCTATTGCGATCCTGAAGAGTCTGTTTAACTTATTTGCAACCGGGAACCACCATTTTGCATACCCTCGCCGACCTTAAAGCCGGGCTGCTAAAGCATGCCACGCGCCTGCAGCTGTCAGAAAACCTGACTGAATTCCCCACTGAAATTTTTGATCTGGCGGATACGCTGGAAACCTTAGATCTATCTGGCAATGCGCTCACTAGCCTGCCGGATGATTTCGCGCGTTTAACACAGTTAAAAGTGCTATTTCTATCCAATAACCAGTTTGAAGTGCTGCCGGACGTACTGGCCGAGTGCCCGAAGCTGGAGATGATTGGGTTTAAAGCCAACCGCATTCACACCGTTGCTGAAAATGCCTTACCCAAAGCCACGCGCTGGTTGATTTTAACCGATAACCAAATTGGGCAACTGCCAGACTCTATGGGGCAATTAGCATCCTTGCAAAAGCTGATGCTGGCGGGTAATAAGCTGACCAGTTTGCCAGAGTCGATGGCCAATTGCCGTGCGCTGCAGTTATTGCGCATCTCGGCCAACGAGCTAACAGCCTTGCCTGAGTTTTTACTGCAATTACCCAAGCTGGCTTGGCTGGCTTATTCTGGTAATCCCTTTTGTGGTGAGTTTGCAGCCGACCCAGCCGCTTTTGTGAATGTGAGCTTTGATGATATCGAGCAGCATGAAGTCTTAGGGCAGGGCGCATCCGGTGTGATTTATCGGGCATCTTGGGTGAAATCACCAGCCGAGTTAGCAGATGCTGAGCAGCCAATTGCCGTTAAAGTTTTTAAGTCGAATGTGACTAGCGATGGCTATCCGGTGGATGAGTTACACGCTTGTTTAGCCGCGGGTAATCACGATAACTTAGTGCAGTTGCTGGCGCGTGTTGAGCAGCCGGAGCAGTTGGGCTTGGTAATGGGTTTGATCCCGGAAAGCTTTGATAACTTGGGCGAGCCACCGACCTTTGCCAGCTGTACCCGCGACCATTTTGATGATGACTTTATGTTATCGACCGAAGCGGTCAGCCTGATTGCTAATCAGATGGCTGGCGTGCTGGTATATCTTTGGGAGCAGGGGATTTGCCATGGCGACTTGTACGCGCACAACATCCTGATTAATCCGGAGGCCGAAGTATTATTCGGTGATTTCGGAGCGGCGTCATCGTTAGCGGGTTTAAGTGCGGGGCAGCGTAGCGGTCTGGAAAAACTAGAAGTGCGCGCATTTGGTTGTTTGCTGGAGGATTTGCTAGGTAGTAGCTATGATGGCGATGATTTCCCTGATTTATTTGAGCCGCTGATTATGCTGAAAAACCGTTGTATGCATCCAAAGCCTGCGGCGCGTCCTAGCTTGGCGGACATTAAAGCCGAATTACAAAAGTTATAAGAGACTATTATGGAAGAGTTTAAATTAGATGACCGTGGTTATATCGAGTTGAATAGCTTGTTAAAAGTCACGGGCATGATTGATAGCGGCGGATTGGCTAAAAGCCTGATCGCAGACGGACATGTCACCGTGAATGGTGAAGTGGAGTTGCGTAAGCGCTGTAAAATCTACACGGATACGATTGTTGAGTTTGATGGGCAGAAGGTGCACGTCGTTTAATCGCACACCTTGCCAAGTCCTGCCTAAGTTGCTGATTAGCAGTTAGGCAGGGTACAGATTGGCTTAGTCGTAAGACTGAAAATATTCTAAGTGACACGTATAGCCGCCCGGATTCTTCTCCAAATAATCCTGATGATAGTCTTCCGCATCGTAAAACACGTCAAAGGCTTCCAACGACGTTGCTACTGGTGCAGGCCATTTGCCTGACTCATCCACAAACTTAATCATGGCTGCTGCTTCGGCTTTCTCTTCTTCATTCTGATAGAAAATCGCTGAGCGATAAGATGTACCAATGTCATTACCCTGACGGTTACGCGTGGTCGGGTTATGAATGCGGAAGAAGTATTCCAGCAACTCGCGATAGCTCATGATCTCATCGTCGTATTCGATCAGCATCGCTTCGGCGTGGCCTTCATGGCTTTTATAAGTCGGGTTTGGGGCAACGCCACCGGTGTAGCCAACTTCAGTGTTAATAATGCCGTCTTGCTTTCGGATCAGGTCTTCCATTCCCCAAAAACAGCCGCCGGCCAAATAGGCTTTCTTAATCATTTTACGCTCCGTGTTTGTCTGTGTGATTTCGCTAACAGTATCCATACCGCGAGCGGGATGCAATATTCAGGAGTGCGCTAATGATATTAAAAAATGTCTGGAAACAAAAATTGCCGACCTCTAGCTAAAGGATAGTAGAGTGGTCGGCAATTAGTGCGATTTATTCTGCTGTGCAGAAAAACTTATAACTCAGCGTTGTGATAAACGTTCTGAACATCGTCCAGCTCGTTCAACATATCCATGAATTTTTCAAACATTGCGGTATCGTCTTCGCCACTGATCTGCGTCATCACTTGTGGCAGGAACTGAATCTCATCCACTTCAAAATCAGCATCCGGCACCACACTTAAAATGGCTTGTCTGGTTTTACCGTACTGATCGTGCGGTGCAAACACAGAGATCATGCCATCTTCGTTTTCGATATCAGTGACATCAACATCCGCTTCCATCAGCGCATCTAGTACCGCTTCTTCGTCATCGCCGGCAAATTTGAAAATCGCCAGATGATCGAACATGTGAGTCACTGAGCCCTGAGTACCGATTTTGCAATTGGTCTTCGTGAAGCACAGGCGAACATCACCAAAGGTACGGTTCGGGTTATCCGTTAGCGTATCGATAATCGCCATGCAGTTGCCAGGGCCGTAGCCTTCGTAGCGAGCAGGGTAGTAATCTTCACCACCGCCGCCTTTGGCTTTCTCGATACCTTTTTCAATAACGTGAGTAGGAACCTGGTCCTTTTTTGCGCGCTCAATTAAGCTGCGAAGCGCAAGGTTACCCTCAGGGTCAACACCTCCTGCTTTGGCGCAAACATAGATTTCGCGTCCGTACTTACTGTAAACCTTGGCCTTCATATTTGAAGTCTTGGCCATGGATTCTTTGCGGTTTTGGTACGCTCTTCCCATTACGCGGCTGCTCCGTAGAAACTGTTAAAGAGGCGAATTCTAACGCTTTTGAGGCAGCTTAGGAAACGTTTAGTTCGGCTGAGCCCTTACATTAACAATCTGTTACTTGACCTAGGTCAAAGATGATTTTCAGCCCGTCATTGATAATTCGCAATGAATTTTATGAGTGATGCTTGCGTAAGGAGCGATGCATGAGTGAGTTAGCCTACAATGATAAAGTAGTGCGCCAGTTCTCGATTATGACCATTATCTGGGGCATAGTCGGGATGAGTGTTGGCGTACTCATCGCTGCGCAATTAGCGTGGCCAGCCCTGAATTTCGACGTCTCGTTTTTGACATTCAGCCGATTAAGACCCTTGCACACCAATGCGGTTATTTTTGCATTTGGCGGAAGCGCATTGTTCGCGACCTCCTACTACATCGTGCAGCGCACCTGTCAGGTTCCCTTATTTGCGCCTAAGTTGGCGGCTTTCACCTTTTGGGGTTGGAATCTGGTCATCGTATTAGCCGCGCTGACACTGCCATTCGGCTTCACCCAATCTAAAGAATACGCTGAGCTGATCTGGCCCATCGATATTCTGATTACGATTGTTTGGGTGGCTTACGGCGTGGTGTTCTTCGGAACATTGGTCAAACGTAAAGTCTCACATATCTATGTGGCTAACTGGTTCTTTGCCGCTTACATCATCACCATTGCGGTACTGCACATCGTCAATAACTTGGCTGTACCGGTGAGTTTGACTGAGTCCTACCCTGTATTCTCTGGCGCGGTCGATGCCATGAGCCAGTGGTGGTATGGTCATAACGCCGTAGGTTTCTTCCTAACGGCTGCCTTCTTGGGAATGATGTATTACTTCGTGCCTAAGCAAGCAAACCGTCCGGTTTATTCTTATCGCTTATCCGTGGTTCACTTCTGGGCGCTGATCTCTGTATACATGTGGGCTGGCCCGCATCACTTGCACTACACCGCATTACCCGATTGGGCGCAGTCATTAGGCATGGTGTTCTCACTCATCCTGCTCGCGCCATCTTGGGGTGGAATGATCAACGGTATCATGACCATGTCCGGTGCTTGGCATAAGCTGCGCTCCGATCCGATTCTGAAGTTCATGATCGTCTCCCTGTCATTCTACGGAATGTCTACCTTTGAAGGCCCGATGATGTCGATTAAGACGGTTAACGCCTTGTCACATTACACCGACTGGACCATTGGCCACGTGCATTCCGGTGCGCTGGGTTGGGTTGCCTTTATCGTTATCGGTTCGATCTATGCCTTGATTCCAAAGCTGTACGGCAAAGCGGAAATGTACAGCACTTCCTTAATTAACACGCACTTCTGGCTGGCCACCATTGGCGTACTGCTATACATCGCAGCGATGTGGATTGCGGGCGTTATGCAAGGTCTGATGTGGAATGCAGTAAACGATGACGGCACCTTAACG harbors:
- a CDS encoding leucine-rich repeat-containing protein kinase family protein produces the protein MHTLADLKAGLLKHATRLQLSENLTEFPTEIFDLADTLETLDLSGNALTSLPDDFARLTQLKVLFLSNNQFEVLPDVLAECPKLEMIGFKANRIHTVAENALPKATRWLILTDNQIGQLPDSMGQLASLQKLMLAGNKLTSLPESMANCRALQLLRISANELTALPEFLLQLPKLAWLAYSGNPFCGEFAADPAAFVNVSFDDIEQHEVLGQGASGVIYRASWVKSPAELADAEQPIAVKVFKSNVTSDGYPVDELHACLAAGNHDNLVQLLARVEQPEQLGLVMGLIPESFDNLGEPPTFASCTRDHFDDDFMLSTEAVSLIANQMAGVLVYLWEQGICHGDLYAHNILINPEAEVLFGDFGAASSLAGLSAGQRSGLEKLEVRAFGCLLEDLLGSSYDGDDFPDLFEPLIMLKNRCMHPKPAARPSLADIKAELQKL
- a CDS encoding RNA-binding S4 domain-containing protein — translated: MEEFKLDDRGYIELNSLLKVTGMIDSGGLAKSLIADGHVTVNGEVELRKRCKIYTDTIVEFDGQKVHVV
- a CDS encoding TRAP transporter small permease; this encodes MVVLRFLLRWLDNNAEKVVIIIAYTAMAGIIFVEVIRRFVFSVQAPWSTTIPVLLFLWLTWFGASYNIKKRTHLALSEVRSRMPAKMQLYCLGLDAILWIVFASIVIYYTTIQVYISYDNFAIVGGTDDVMEWWFYLATPLAWSLLVIRVIQNFIEDLGKYKRGEPFILQGLLNDD
- a CDS encoding YebC/PmpR family DNA-binding transcriptional regulator; the encoded protein is MGRAYQNRKESMAKTSNMKAKVYSKYGREIYVCAKAGGVDPEGNLALRSLIERAKKDQVPTHVIEKGIEKAKGGGGEDYYPARYEGYGPGNCMAIIDTLTDNPNRTFGDVRLCFTKTNCKIGTQGSVTHMFDHLAIFKFAGDDEEAVLDALMEADVDVTDIENEDGMISVFAPHDQYGKTRQAILSVVPDADFEVDEIQFLPQVMTQISGEDDTAMFEKFMDMLNELDDVQNVYHNAEL
- a CDS encoding TRAP transporter large permease; protein product: MDQNLWVTVISVAVTLLFIIGVPIFLVIGFWVVGVSIVIDFTLANVGVTLFEGLSFFGLLALPLFIMTGDLINAAGIAKRLSDFAYSLLGFARGGLGMAAISACGMFAAISGSNSGTTATIGSIMHPEMTKGGYDKTFAAATIAAGGTVGIIIPPSIIFIVYGFLLNLPISELFIAGMLPGLLMVVAMMFTCWVISRRNGWGHIIKFEPKRILRTGLRAYLGFLAIIIVVYGIYSGTFSPTEAASVTVGFSVLAGILVTREIKIRNLPAILMRSGHITGMLAPLIAVSVVMQQILSLLGAGEYVGGLISGLGDPFWILIACMMLVLAAGTVLESLPNTIILAPILAPIAYTAGVDPIHFAVIFLVGDAIGFITPPYGLNLYVASGITGIPYLQIVKHVIPYLVALMAAWFLVAFWPPLSLFLLQFGGLN
- the msrA gene encoding peptide-methionine (S)-S-oxide reductase MsrA: MIKKAYLAGGCFWGMEDLIRKQDGIINTEVGYTGGVAPNPTYKSHEGHAEAMLIEYDDEIMSYRELLEYFFRIHNPTTRNRQGNDIGTSYRSAIFYQNEEEKAEAAAMIKFVDESGKWPAPVATSLEAFDVFYDAEDYHQDYLEKNPGGYTCHLEYFQSYD
- the ccoN gene encoding cytochrome-c oxidase, cbb3-type subunit I produces the protein MSELAYNDKVVRQFSIMTIIWGIVGMSVGVLIAAQLAWPALNFDVSFLTFSRLRPLHTNAVIFAFGGSALFATSYYIVQRTCQVPLFAPKLAAFTFWGWNLVIVLAALTLPFGFTQSKEYAELIWPIDILITIVWVAYGVVFFGTLVKRKVSHIYVANWFFAAYIITIAVLHIVNNLAVPVSLTESYPVFSGAVDAMSQWWYGHNAVGFFLTAAFLGMMYYFVPKQANRPVYSYRLSVVHFWALISVYMWAGPHHLHYTALPDWAQSLGMVFSLILLAPSWGGMINGIMTMSGAWHKLRSDPILKFMIVSLSFYGMSTFEGPMMSIKTVNALSHYTDWTIGHVHSGALGWVAFIVIGSIYALIPKLYGKAEMYSTSLINTHFWLATIGVLLYIAAMWIAGVMQGLMWNAVNDDGTLTYAFIESIKATFPYYVVRFLGGLMFLGGMFMMAYNVYKTIYQVKPVVISIKPAVAVQGA
- a CDS encoding IclR family transcriptional regulator, with amino-acid sequence MSKTVSSSSTLLRGLAILENIAEAPRGLSTAELVEILGLPKPTVHRIAQQLEDEGYLQRTPTDRRFVVGHLLKKFSINIISNDTVGAPRHAILEALSEEIGETCNCTMLDGNHTLYFDRVECNWPIKVDLHPGSRLPLHATASGKLFLAHMKPQERKRLLNAAPLSRNTVRTIVSPELLEVELKKIKEEGIGYDNEELLDGMVAVAVPVFDSANRVSFTLAVHAPTTRRKIEDLRQYIPSLRRAAAALAACYCDPEESV
- a CDS encoding TRAP transporter substrate-binding protein, which produces MYKDDSTGVSRRDFMRVSGRYGMTSTLLAAGALGTTASLSQLARAAEETDKQRYAVEPKFKLKFGASGFNDANLDIQKSGQLFFARDIEERTNGAIRVEFIGSNQICGQVDCVKKTQQGIVDMYSASTQNSAGGAPYLNVLDYAYMFPSRAAQYHFLYSHKSEALLREPLRQKHKLQFLFSHCELRGLQLGLKWADKPLVQSVKELAGTKNRVTGTQLGRIAMQLMDLNPVPVAWSETLDALKTGLIDGAETWAGAVAYAGMSPVVSQSVDLKFFCGTEHTSMSLPVFDKLGSALQEAVMESSYTAQIFTQGMNEAALFDIVGGTTPQKPGTVFAQNGTRVATLSDAAIKEAEEMCSPEFVPEPWEQWRERLNKWSGGHDTYKEIYDIAREIPKDMSAVNVKPNRWWRG